From the Paraburkholderia aromaticivorans genome, one window contains:
- a CDS encoding phospholipase D family protein — translation MMNSCFIRRLVAAAAIAVTATGAIAVQPLPAGAAYDLGFSPAAGSASALDVVLRAIDSARSSIVVVAYSFTSKPIATALLAARRRGVKVAVVADRGQNAKSYSAVWFLANQGVPVRLNDRYEATHDKFMVIDGLHVETGSFNYSSAAANRNAENALVLWNAKPLADRYGAEWARLWQESVELKPAY, via the coding sequence ATGATGAACTCGTGCTTCATCCGGCGTTTGGTCGCTGCGGCCGCGATCGCCGTCACGGCGACGGGTGCGATCGCCGTGCAACCGCTGCCTGCCGGCGCTGCGTATGACCTCGGGTTCTCGCCGGCCGCAGGCTCGGCGAGCGCACTGGATGTCGTGCTGCGGGCGATCGACAGCGCGCGCTCGTCGATCGTAGTCGTTGCGTACAGCTTCACGAGCAAACCGATCGCGACCGCATTGCTGGCCGCGCGTCGCCGCGGGGTGAAGGTCGCCGTCGTTGCCGATCGCGGGCAGAACGCGAAGAGTTATTCGGCTGTGTGGTTCCTCGCGAACCAGGGTGTGCCTGTGCGGTTGAACGACCGATACGAGGCGACGCACGACAAGTTCATGGTGATCGACGGACTTCACGTCGAGACCGGCTCGTTCAACTACTCGTCGGCGGCCGCGAACCGGAATGCGGAGAACGCGCTGGTCCTGTGGAACGCGAAACCGCTCGCAGATCGGTACGGGGCCGAGTGGGCGCGGCTATGGCAGGAGAGCGTCGAGCTGAAGCCCGCATACTGA
- a CDS encoding helicase HerA domain-containing protein, giving the protein MSQQILIGHDFWKLRENVKVPVYWREAQVSNHHVGVAGTSGAGKTHWIRQFVTGMPDDVEIDIFDYHGDIEIEGAKTVMFSEATRYGYNPLVLNTDPHYGGVRRAVNDVIESINSTARQLGGNQEGVLRHLLTDSYMMKGIFSDNPRSWARREASEAEIREMMEARNWSGLREVYPTLSDVIGFAKRKLKALWMGIEDKDNGRAALSAFDEYCRSMAAVNQLRTKLAKSGAKDDEDMERLQKRMETAKAKAFDTHATFLNSLENGREFEEAMKYNSKDVLLSVITRLENLNATGIFNPNPPPFGNARVRRYILKPLAQSEDELKMFVRFRMRAIIREMMQRGESGGKLRRLIVLDESKKFNDEDASNPINVVVNEMRKFGLAILLAGQSPAHFSSDFIKNAGTLLLLNLATADWDEAARKLKIEVKDLKYLKPQETGAVRMLEKGQSASFRQVRF; this is encoded by the coding sequence ATGTCGCAACAAATCTTGATCGGTCATGACTTCTGGAAGCTCCGCGAGAACGTGAAGGTCCCGGTCTACTGGCGCGAAGCACAAGTGTCGAATCATCACGTCGGCGTCGCCGGCACGTCGGGCGCCGGCAAGACGCACTGGATTCGCCAGTTCGTTACGGGCATGCCCGACGACGTGGAAATCGACATCTTCGATTACCACGGCGACATTGAGATCGAGGGCGCGAAGACGGTGATGTTCAGCGAAGCGACGCGCTACGGCTACAACCCGCTCGTGCTGAACACCGATCCGCACTACGGCGGTGTGCGCCGTGCTGTCAACGACGTGATCGAGTCGATCAACAGCACGGCACGCCAGCTCGGCGGCAATCAGGAAGGCGTGCTTCGGCACTTGCTGACCGACTCGTACATGATGAAGGGAATCTTCTCGGACAATCCGCGTTCGTGGGCCCGACGCGAAGCGTCGGAGGCAGAGATCCGCGAGATGATGGAGGCGCGCAACTGGTCGGGGCTACGCGAGGTGTACCCGACGCTCAGCGACGTGATCGGCTTCGCGAAACGGAAGCTCAAGGCGCTGTGGATGGGCATCGAGGACAAGGATAACGGGCGGGCAGCGCTCAGCGCGTTCGATGAATACTGCCGGTCGATGGCCGCGGTGAACCAGCTTCGCACGAAGCTGGCCAAGAGCGGCGCGAAAGACGACGAGGACATGGAGCGCCTGCAGAAGCGCATGGAGACCGCGAAGGCGAAGGCGTTCGACACGCATGCCACGTTTTTGAACAGCCTCGAGAACGGCCGCGAGTTCGAAGAGGCGATGAAGTACAACAGCAAGGATGTGCTGTTGAGCGTCATCACGCGGCTTGAAAACCTGAATGCGACCGGCATCTTCAATCCGAATCCCCCGCCCTTCGGCAACGCCCGCGTGCGTCGCTACATTCTCAAACCGCTCGCGCAGTCCGAGGACGAGCTGAAGATGTTCGTGCGCTTCCGTATGCGAGCGATCATTCGCGAGATGATGCAGCGCGGCGAGTCGGGCGGGAAGCTGCGCCGGCTGATCGTGCTCGACGAGTCGAAGAAGTTCAACGACGAGGACGCGAGCAACCCGATCAACGTGGTCGTGAACGAGATGCGCAAGTTCGGCCTCGCGATCCTGCTCGCGGGCCAGTCGCCGGCACACTTCTCGTCCGACTTCATCAAGAACGCGGGCACGCTGCTGCTACTGAACCTGGCCACGGCCGATTGGGACGAAGCGGCGCGCAAGCTGAAGATTGAGGTCAAGGATCTGAAGTACCTGAAGCCGCAGGAAACGGGCGCGGTGCGGATGCTGGAGAAAGGGCAATCCGCATCGTTCCGCCAGGTGCGGTTCTGA